The nucleotide sequence GGGCAATCCGGGCGCGGCCTTGCTGACGCAGCAGCGCTGCGCGCCACAGCGGCGCCCGATGCGGATCGAAGGCCCTGATCCACCGCTTGGTCCAACCGTCCAGGTCGGCGTCGTCCGGCAGGTCCACCTCCTCGATGACCACCTGCAGTTCCCTGTGCACTCGCTGGTAGGGGCGCCCGTCGGCGTCCAGGATGAAGTCGGTGCGCAGCACGTCGTGCCGGGCCACGAGAGCGGCCAGGGTGGTGCGCAGACGCTCGACCGACGGCACCTCGGGCAGGTCGACGACCAGCGGCAGGTTGTACTCGGTCCCACTGGGGTCCTTGACCTGCTCGACGTAGATCCCGTGCTGCTGTGGCGACAGCGGGGCCGGTTCCTGGGGGCCGCTCGGGCGGGCGTCCGGCAGCAGCGAACCGTGGCCGGCAGGCTCTGCCTCACGCAACAGCTCGGCGAGCGCGGCCACCGTCGGCGCGGTCAGCACCAGCGAGACGGGGCAGGCCAGACCCAGGGTGCGCCGGATCCGGGCAGACAGCCGCGTGGCGGTCAGCGAGCCAGCACCGTAGGCGCTCAGCAGGTCGTCGGGGCCGATGCCCGTGATGCCGAGGGTGTCCTCCCACAGCCCGATCAGCACCCGCTCCAGTTCGTCGCGCGGCGGGCGCCCGCCGGACGCAGCGCCGGTCACTGTGGCGGGCTCAGGCAGCGCGGCGCGGTCCACCTTGCCGTTGACGGTTAGAGGCAGCGCGGAGAGCACCATCAGGTGGGCGGGAACCATGTGCGGCGGCAGGGACTTAGCAGCGGCCGAACTCAGGCGGCCGGTGTCCAGGTCCGGATCCCCCACGACATAACCGCACAGGTAGCTGTCGGAGGAACTGGGTAGACGCCGGGCCAGCACGACTGCGGCCCGCACGCCGGGCAGCATGGACAGGGTGGTCTCGATCTCGCCCGGCTCCACGCGGAAGCCGCGCACCTTGACCTGGTGGTCGGTCCGGCCGACGAAGTCGACCGCGCCGTCCGGCAGCATCCGCACCCGGTCCCCGGTGCGATAGAGCTTCTCACCGGTTACGAACGGGTGCGGCACGAAAGCACGTTCGGTGAGGTCAGGACGGCCGAGGTAGCCGAGTGCCAGGCCGTCGCCGCCCACGTAGAGCTCGCCGGGGACACCCGTGGGCAGCGGCAGTCCGTCCTGGTTGAGCACGAACACGGTCGCGTTGGGCACCGGGCGGCCGATCGGTACCCGGGCACCGACATGGTCTCCGACGATCTGGCAGGTGGAGATCACCGCGTTCTCTGTCGGCCCGTACGCATTGACCAGCCGCAGGCCAGGGTTGGCGGCCAGCGCCTCGCGGGCGTGCCGTGCGGAGAGCACGTCGCCGCCCACCAGCAGGTCGCGCAGCGGACGGAAGAGGCACGGGTCCTCGTCGACGAGCCGGCTGAACAGGGCGGAAGTGAACAGCGCAGTGGTGATCTGCTGTTCGCGCAGTGCACGGCTGAGTTCCTCGGTGTCGAGCAGGGTCTCGCGGTCCAGGATGCACAGAGTGCCGCCGCTGAGCAGTGCGCCCCACATCTCCCATACAGAGGCGTCGAAACCGGTCGTGCCGACCTGAGCCATCCTCGTCGTCGGGTCCAGCCGCACGTAGTCGGTCCCGCTGACCAGACGCGTGATGCCTCGATGCGGGACTAGCACTCCCTTGGGCTTGCCCGTCGTACCGGAGGTATACATCAGATAGGCCGCGTCGTCGGCGCCCCGCTGCACGCCGGTCGACGCGGGCGGGGTCGCACCAGGATCCTCCTGCCAGCCCCAAGTGTCGACGGCGAAGACCGTGAGGTGTCCGTCCGCCCGCTCGTGGACAGCTGCAAGTCTCCCTGCCAGGTCGCCAGCGGTCAGTACCCGTCGGGCACCGCTGTCCGCGAGGAGGTACGCCACCCGGTCGGCCGGGTAGTCGGGGTCGATCGGCAGGTAGACGCCGCCGGCCTTGAGGACGGCGAGCGCGGCGACCACCAGAGTGGGCTCACGCCTCAGGAGCAGGGCTACTGGCTCGCCTGGTTCGAGCCCGTCCTCGCGGAGGCGGGCCGCGAGTAGCTGTGACCGGTGGTCGAGCTCGGCGTAGCTCAGGACAATGTCGCCATGGACCACGGCCGGGCGTTCGGGTGCCTTGCGGGCCCGTTCGGCGAACAACTCCTCAACACGGCTGTCCCGCGGATATTCGACAGCCGTCCGGTTGAAGTCCGTCAGCAACCGCGTGCGTTCGACGGAGGTGAGCGGGTCCAGTTCCCGCACCGGCAGCGCCGGGTCGTCCGCCAGGACGGCCAGAGCGCGGCGCAGGTGCACAGCATGCCGGGCCACCGCGTCCGCGCGGTGCGCGGCGGGGTCGTGCAACAGCCGCAGCACGCCGCTATCGGCCGACTCGTCCAGTTCCGCCACGATCGGCGCGGCGGGGCAGGACCCGGCCGGGTCGGCGGCCACGCGCCGGACCAGCCACGGAGTGCCGGCGGCCGGCTCGCCGGGCGTCGGCGAGCGCAGCGCTCGCGCGGCGGCCTCTTCCAGCGTCGCGAGCGATGCGGCTGGCTCAACTCGGAGTCGTACCGTCACCGGGGATGTCCCCGCTTCGGCACGGTAGCCGAAATCGAGGTCGGTCTGGCCGGTGTGGTGGTGCAGTAGCGCCGCCCACGCCGCGAGTACCCGGGCAGACCCCGACCGGCCGGCGGTCACGACGGCAACCGGCTCCGCGCCAGCCGCCTCCTCGGGAGCGTACGCGCCACTCGCAGCCGGATCGGTCGGCGTCGGCAGCCAGGCCATCAACTCGCCGTCTGGTACCGGCTTGTCCACGGACCTCAAGCGGTCACCTCCCGGGTAGTCAGGAAACACTCGCTCATGCCTGGGCTCCGGGCGCGAGGGCCGCGGCGAGGCGGGTGACGGTCGGGTTCAGGTACAGCTCCCGCATCGGCATCGGGGGAAGGTTCCGCTCGTTCATGGCGCCCGCGAGGCGCACCGCGTAGAGGGAGTTGCCGCCCAACTCGAAGAAGTTGTCGTCCGGGCCGACCGGCACGCCGAGAACGTTCTGCCAGACCTCGATGAGCGCCGCGGTCAGTCCCTCTCCCGGGACCTCGGTGGATTCCGGGGACGGCTGCACGGATGGGGCAGTCGGCGTCGCGGGAGCGGGCAGTCGGCGGGTGTCCAGCTTTCCGTTCGCGGTCAGTGGCAGCGCGGGCAGCGCCGTGACGGTGGCCGGCAGCATGTATTCGGGCAGCACTTTGGCGGCCCGCCGGCGCACCGCGGCGGTGTCGCCGCCGTCGAGAACCACGTAGGCGTCCAAACGCGCCGCAGCCGCGTCTCCACCGTCGGTGCCGCCGAGGACCACGGCTGCCGCAGTCACCATGGGGTCGTCCAGCAGCACATTGCGGATCTCGTCCAGCTCGATACGGAAGCCGCGCAGCTTGACCTGGGTGTCCAGGCGGCCCAGGTGCTCCAGCCGACCATCCGGCCGCAGCCGCCCCTTGTCACCGCTGCGG is from Streptomyces seoulensis and encodes:
- a CDS encoding amino acid adenylation domain-containing protein, translating into MDKPVPDGELMAWLPTPTDPAASGAYAPEEAAGAEPVAVVTAGRSGSARVLAAWAALLHHHTGQTDLDFGYRAEAGTSPVTVRLRVEPAASLATLEEAAARALRSPTPGEPAAGTPWLVRRVAADPAGSCPAAPIVAELDESADSGVLRLLHDPAAHRADAVARHAVHLRRALAVLADDPALPVRELDPLTSVERTRLLTDFNRTAVEYPRDSRVEELFAERARKAPERPAVVHGDIVLSYAELDHRSQLLAARLREDGLEPGEPVALLLRREPTLVVAALAVLKAGGVYLPIDPDYPADRVAYLLADSGARRVLTAGDLAGRLAAVHERADGHLTVFAVDTWGWQEDPGATPPASTGVQRGADDAAYLMYTSGTTGKPKGVLVPHRGITRLVSGTDYVRLDPTTRMAQVGTTGFDASVWEMWGALLSGGTLCILDRETLLDTEELSRALREQQITTALFTSALFSRLVDEDPCLFRPLRDLLVGGDVLSARHAREALAANPGLRLVNAYGPTENAVISTCQIVGDHVGARVPIGRPVPNATVFVLNQDGLPLPTGVPGELYVGGDGLALGYLGRPDLTERAFVPHPFVTGEKLYRTGDRVRMLPDGAVDFVGRTDHQVKVRGFRVEPGEIETTLSMLPGVRAAVVLARRLPSSSDSYLCGYVVGDPDLDTGRLSSAAAKSLPPHMVPAHLMVLSALPLTVNGKVDRAALPEPATVTGAASGGRPPRDELERVLIGLWEDTLGITGIGPDDLLSAYGAGSLTATRLSARIRRTLGLACPVSLVLTAPTVAALAELLREAEPAGHGSLLPDARPSGPQEPAPLSPQQHGIYVEQVKDPSGTEYNLPLVVDLPEVPSVERLRTTLAALVARHDVLRTDFILDADGRPYQRVHRELQVVIEEVDLPDDADLDGWTKRWIRAFDPHRAPLWRAALLRQQGRARIALDIHHLITDGYSLTLLVTEWAQLLSGAEPARPDVSHGDYARWADGQAGREHALAQGDFWRRTYATPVRPLDLPTDLPRPPVRRAEGAHLPFAFGAGLSRAIRELARAEGVTPFHVLLAGYTALLGRLSGSDDVTVGTPVSGRHLPGVERSQGMFVNTLCLRIGLQPELSFRAHLKAVAEHAMAAFDHQDFPFGELVAAAGERDYSRHPMFDTLFAVQDTGLQQVDFLGGRPRWTPEATGRTLFDLNLQIDDAPEGFTAHWAYSTHLFLPQTVEFFRDELLALYDAAVTGPDKAVHSMNAVAVTAQPVLDFDFDF